A region from the Mycolicibacterium phlei genome encodes:
- a CDS encoding ABC transporter permease codes for MKTFIATRLAAMVAILIALTAVMFVLQNISPLDPVKAQLGANASAEAVAERREALGLNEPVLVQFWDYLAGAVTGDLGTSYRTRHGVVDDLATFVPATLELALFGLGLALVLAVILAFSTTLKWPGAGVLRAILFAGASAPMFLLGILGLIIFYQKLGWVPANGRTGISNAPAGPTGLLTLDGLLHGRIDVVLDALHHLLLPATVVAIGPAVAIGRVLRSSLIGDIDSDYARTARAKGLSEGRILARHVLRNSVGAALSMTGLQIGLMFSGVLVIEQVFGWPGIGQYIAQSIPVADFPAIAGVTLMLGALYVFINTAVDLLQAAADPRIAVTGG; via the coding sequence ATGAAGACATTCATTGCCACGCGGCTCGCGGCGATGGTGGCGATCCTGATCGCGCTGACCGCCGTGATGTTCGTCCTGCAGAACATCTCACCGCTGGACCCGGTCAAGGCCCAGCTGGGCGCGAATGCGTCCGCCGAGGCGGTAGCCGAGCGGCGAGAGGCGTTGGGGCTCAACGAACCCGTCCTGGTGCAGTTCTGGGACTACCTGGCCGGCGCCGTCACCGGTGACCTCGGCACCTCATACCGAACCCGGCACGGCGTCGTCGACGACCTGGCCACCTTCGTGCCCGCCACCCTGGAACTCGCACTGTTCGGACTCGGGCTGGCGCTGGTGCTGGCGGTGATCCTGGCGTTCAGCACGACGCTGAAGTGGCCCGGCGCCGGGGTGCTGCGGGCGATCCTGTTCGCCGGGGCGTCGGCGCCGATGTTCCTGCTCGGCATCCTCGGGCTGATCATCTTCTACCAGAAGCTCGGCTGGGTTCCGGCCAACGGACGCACCGGCATCTCCAACGCGCCCGCCGGACCGACCGGCCTGCTCACCCTCGACGGGCTGCTGCACGGCCGCATCGACGTCGTCCTCGACGCGCTGCACCATCTGTTGCTGCCCGCGACGGTGGTGGCGATCGGCCCCGCGGTGGCGATCGGGCGGGTGCTGCGCAGCAGCCTGATCGGCGACATCGACAGCGACTACGCCAGAACCGCACGGGCCAAAGGTCTTTCGGAAGGCCGGATCCTGGCCCGGCACGTCCTGCGTAACTCGGTCGGTGCAGCGCTGTCGATGACCGGTCTGCAGATCGGCCTGATGTTCTCCGGTGTGCTGGTCATCGAGCAGGTGTTCGGCTGGCCCGGTATCGGCCAGTACATCGCCCAGAGCATCCCGGTCGCGGACTTTCCCGCCATCGCCGGCGTCACGCTGATGCTCGGCGCGCTCTACGTGTTCATCAACACCGCCGTGGACCTGCTGCAGGCCGCGGCCGACCCGCGAATCGCCGTCACAGGAGGCTGA